In Streptomyces sp. NBC_00306, a single genomic region encodes these proteins:
- a CDS encoding FAD-dependent oxidoreductase — MYDVAVIGAGPYGLSVAAHAAAAGMSTKVFGRTMASWRDHMPEGMYLKSEPWSSNLSDPGGDRTLERFGAEQGFATRHGEPLPIGAFTDYGLWFAEHAVPGVDERTVTSVAPAGDGFHLATADGERVHARTVVLAVGVMPFVNIPGALAALPPQYVSHSSGHRDLDRFRGRDVVVVGAGQAALETATLLAERGARPRLVARAHRINWNTVPEPLERGPLRSLRSPHSGLGTGWTSWVWSQTPWAVRKLPASTRERIASTALGPAGAWWLRERYEQQVPALLGHHLHGAGVQDGRVRLVLGAPGGGTSALDADHVVAATGFTPDLDRLGLLDASLRRAVATVGSSRAPELRAGFESSCPGLFFAGLLAAPSFGPSMRFVHGATFTAHRLVAGVRRRLRDRTPAHVPQPAAPVAAGSVPAVRPGGGRRGASPCGAAEDR, encoded by the coding sequence GTACGACGTGGCAGTGATCGGCGCGGGCCCGTACGGCCTGTCGGTGGCGGCCCATGCCGCCGCGGCCGGGATGAGTACGAAGGTCTTCGGCCGGACCATGGCCTCCTGGCGCGACCACATGCCGGAGGGCATGTACCTGAAGTCAGAGCCGTGGTCGTCCAACCTCTCGGATCCGGGCGGCGACCGTACGCTCGAGCGCTTCGGTGCGGAACAGGGCTTCGCCACCCGGCACGGAGAGCCGCTTCCCATCGGGGCGTTCACCGACTACGGGCTCTGGTTCGCCGAGCACGCGGTCCCGGGCGTCGACGAGCGGACCGTCACGTCGGTGGCGCCGGCCGGGGACGGATTCCACCTCGCGACGGCCGACGGAGAGCGGGTGCACGCCCGTACCGTCGTCCTGGCCGTCGGGGTCATGCCCTTCGTCAACATCCCCGGGGCGCTGGCCGCTCTGCCGCCGCAGTACGTCTCGCACAGCAGCGGTCATCGGGACCTGGACCGCTTCCGCGGCCGGGACGTCGTGGTCGTCGGGGCGGGCCAGGCGGCGCTGGAGACGGCGACCCTGCTCGCCGAGCGCGGTGCTCGGCCGCGCCTGGTGGCCCGCGCGCACCGGATCAACTGGAACACCGTGCCCGAGCCGCTGGAGCGCGGCCCGCTGCGGTCGCTCCGCAGCCCGCACAGCGGCCTCGGAACCGGCTGGACGAGCTGGGTCTGGTCACAGACGCCGTGGGCCGTACGGAAGTTGCCCGCATCCACGCGCGAGCGCATCGCGAGCACCGCGCTCGGCCCGGCCGGTGCCTGGTGGCTGCGGGAGCGCTACGAACAGCAGGTGCCAGCCCTGCTGGGACACCACCTGCACGGCGCCGGGGTCCAGGACGGCCGGGTACGGCTGGTCCTCGGCGCACCCGGCGGGGGTACGAGTGCCCTGGACGCCGACCATGTCGTCGCGGCGACCGGCTTCACCCCCGACCTCGACCGGCTGGGACTGCTCGACGCCTCCCTGCGGCGGGCGGTCGCCACCGTCGGCAGCAGCCGGGCACCGGAGTTGCGTGCGGGGTTCGAGTCCTCGTGCCCGGGCCTGTTCTTCGCCGGGCTGCTGGCGGCGCCGTCCTTCGGTCCGTCGATGCGCTTCGTCCACGGCGCGACCTTCACCGCGCACCGGCTCGTCGCCGGGGTGCGCCGACGGCTGCGCGACAGGACTCCGGCCCATGTGCCACAGCCTGCCGCGCCGGTCGCCGCGGGGTCGGTGCCGGCGGTCAGGCCGGGTGGCGGTCGTCGTGGAGCCAGCCCCTGCGGGGCGGCGGAGGACCGTTGA
- a CDS encoding DUF4352 domain-containing protein: MRQVVSALLLSALVMGATACQSASDGDRTPPSGAAHKTAPPDAKASGTGRTGARGPAARGPALIGDTVDLGGRAFGEHLRVSALGYVDPARSVRTAQRPAAGKRWIGVDLSAVNVGGTSYDARITKAWVTDEKGRRHPAIKTGEITTGFPAAWNTLAAGEHAEGWLVFEVPENARITRFHSTVGDSPVTWQLQPPPSR; the protein is encoded by the coding sequence ATGCGTCAGGTAGTTTCCGCGCTGCTCCTCTCGGCGCTCGTGATGGGCGCCACCGCCTGTCAGAGCGCCTCCGACGGCGACCGGACACCGCCGTCGGGCGCCGCCCACAAGACGGCGCCGCCCGACGCCAAGGCGTCCGGGACAGGACGGACGGGCGCCCGCGGCCCGGCCGCCCGGGGTCCGGCCCTCATCGGTGACACGGTCGATCTCGGCGGCCGGGCGTTCGGCGAGCACCTGCGGGTGTCCGCCCTCGGATACGTCGACCCCGCCCGTAGCGTCCGCACCGCGCAGCGGCCCGCGGCCGGCAAGCGGTGGATCGGTGTCGACCTCTCCGCGGTCAATGTCGGCGGGACGTCCTACGACGCGCGCATCACGAAGGCATGGGTCACCGACGAAAAGGGCCGCCGCCATCCGGCGATCAAGACGGGCGAGATCACCACGGGATTCCCGGCGGCATGGAACACCCTTGCGGCCGGTGAACATGCCGAGGGCTGGCTGGTATTCGAAGTCCCGGAAAACGCCCGGATCACGCGGTTCCACAGCACCGTCGGGGATTCGCCCGTCACCTGGCAGCTTCAGCCTCCCCCATCCAGGTGA
- a CDS encoding DUF5949 family protein gives MTTANTAKNPAQRRELGTLSVLAWTGDPEAGHDMPYLLAYSLGDGAEGPEAGEKAALEMIGELGLKTGGGMTDATQASVNSPIRLLVEGGQAVLTLPGLNAQCTVPKEWLAAAEGRGHVHFMIASRPWAEAAPGRPVTEEMMQAFLGDEQTLLTAAHVLLPVGQLRA, from the coding sequence ATGACCACTGCGAACACCGCGAAAAACCCTGCTCAGCGCCGCGAGTTGGGAACGCTCTCCGTTCTCGCCTGGACCGGCGACCCCGAAGCCGGCCACGACATGCCGTATCTGCTGGCCTATTCGCTGGGCGACGGTGCGGAGGGCCCCGAGGCCGGTGAAAAGGCCGCCCTGGAAATGATCGGCGAATTGGGGCTGAAGACCGGTGGCGGTATGACCGACGCGACCCAGGCCTCCGTCAACTCCCCGATCCGGCTGCTCGTCGAGGGCGGCCAGGCCGTCCTCACCCTGCCGGGGCTGAACGCCCAGTGCACCGTCCCGAAGGAGTGGCTCGCCGCCGCCGAGGGGCGGGGCCATGTCCACTTCATGATCGCGAGCCGGCCGTGGGCCGAGGCGGCCCCGGGCCGGCCCGTCACCGAGGAGATGATGCAGGCCTTCCTCGGCGACGAGCAGACGCTCCTGACCGCGGCCCATGTCCTGCTGCCGGTGGGCCAGTTGCGGGCCTGA
- a CDS encoding cytochrome P450, with protein MKVPKQSSAPPPLRVEDVDLADPSFWRLPRSVRLESFALLRGLPAPAHFGTAPGFHALVRHADVMEASRRPKEFASAPGVTTPEPAAWAKAVFGNSMVNMDGPEHARMRRIVSRAFTPKLLADAEDDVREVARRIVDEMIAERPRDFVASVASRMPFEIICNLMGIPERYRREIAERIDQASENVGVKRGLRMPGRGLRALAHMQLVMAKLARERRSRPTGDLISALVTADIDGQSLTSRQLGAFFSLLLVAGVETTRNAIAHGLALLSGHPDQRALLMADFDRRADGAVDEIVRHSTPIIQFRRTVAAPCELGGRAFHPGEKVVLFYASANRDEAVFENPDVFDITRDPNPHLGYGGGGPHYCLGAHLARQEMKALFHELFTRPRDLRAVGAAELVDSSFDNRVRALPFAFEPR; from the coding sequence ATGAAGGTCCCGAAGCAGTCGTCCGCACCGCCCCCGCTGCGCGTGGAGGACGTCGATCTCGCCGATCCGTCGTTCTGGCGGCTGCCGCGCTCCGTCCGCCTGGAGTCGTTCGCGCTGCTGCGCGGACTCCCCGCGCCCGCGCACTTCGGCACGGCGCCCGGCTTCCACGCGCTGGTCCGCCACGCCGATGTGATGGAGGCGAGCCGCCGGCCGAAGGAGTTCGCCAGTGCGCCCGGGGTCACCACACCGGAGCCTGCCGCCTGGGCCAAGGCGGTCTTCGGCAACTCGATGGTCAACATGGACGGTCCCGAGCACGCCCGGATGCGCAGAATCGTCTCGCGGGCCTTCACCCCGAAGCTGCTCGCCGACGCGGAGGACGATGTGCGCGAGGTCGCCCGGCGCATCGTGGACGAGATGATCGCCGAACGCCCGCGCGACTTCGTGGCGTCCGTCGCCTCCCGTATGCCGTTCGAGATCATCTGCAATCTGATGGGCATCCCCGAGCGGTACCGCAGGGAGATCGCCGAACGGATCGACCAGGCGTCGGAGAACGTCGGGGTGAAACGCGGACTGCGCATGCCCGGGCGCGGACTGCGTGCGCTGGCCCATATGCAGCTGGTGATGGCGAAACTGGCCCGGGAGCGGCGCAGCCGCCCGACCGGTGACCTCATTTCGGCACTGGTGACCGCCGATATCGACGGCCAGTCCCTCACCTCACGCCAACTGGGCGCCTTCTTTTCCCTGTTGCTCGTCGCCGGGGTGGAAACCACGCGCAACGCCATCGCCCACGGACTGGCGCTGCTGTCCGGACATCCCGATCAGCGCGCCCTGTTGATGGCCGATTTCGACCGCCGTGCCGACGGCGCGGTGGACGAGATCGTGCGCCATTCGACGCCGATCATCCAATTCCGCCGTACCGTCGCCGCCCCGTGCGAGCTCGGTGGCCGTGCTTTCCACCCCGGCGAGAAAGTGGTGCTCTTCTACGCGTCGGCCAACCGCGACGAGGCGGTCTTCGAGAATCCCGACGTCTTCGACATCACCCGCGACCCCAACCCCCATCTGGGGTACGGCGGCGGCGGGCCGCACTACTGCCTGGGGGCCCACCTGGCGCGGCAGGAGATGAAGGCGCTCTTCCACGAGCTGTTCACCCGGCCTCGCGACCTGCGGGCCGTGGGCGCGGCCGAGCTGGTCGATTCCAGCTTCGACAACCGGGTCCGCGCCCTGCCGTTCGCCTTCGAGCCGCGCTGA
- a CDS encoding tyrosinase family oxidase copper chaperone — protein MRILTRRVALRALFTIGVVAGTAGVLAPVVSRRPGTGSPGTDAASGSELERFTEMYRGRRIEGAATYMVPAGSGGEVSAAAKGLPSVEVRIDGRPLHVMRRADGSYLSLVNHYESFPTLRDVARAAVDELGAEQLALSPAHSPLSSSST, from the coding sequence ATGCGCATCCTCACCCGTCGCGTCGCACTGCGCGCGTTGTTCACGATCGGCGTGGTCGCGGGCACGGCCGGGGTACTCGCGCCGGTCGTCTCCCGCAGGCCCGGCACCGGCTCACCGGGCACCGACGCCGCCTCGGGCTCCGAGCTGGAGCGGTTCACGGAGATGTACCGGGGCCGCCGTATCGAGGGCGCCGCGACCTATATGGTCCCCGCCGGTTCCGGCGGTGAGGTCTCCGCGGCGGCCAAGGGACTGCCGAGTGTCGAAGTCCGCATCGACGGACGTCCGTTGCACGTCATGCGGCGCGCCGACGGCAGCTATCTGAGCCTCGTCAACCACTACGAGTCGTTCCCGACGCTGCGTGACGTGGCCCGCGCCGCGGTCGACGAACTGGGCGCCGAACAGCTGGCGCTGTCCCCGGCGCACTCCCCGCTTTCCTCGTCCAGCACCTGA